A window of Syntrophaceae bacterium genomic DNA:
ACCGCTCGCGGTATCTCTACTTCATGAAATGGGAGAGCCCGTTCTATTCGCTTGTCGCGGCCATCCTTGTTGTTCTGCGGCTCGTCGTCAACTGGGCGCTCACCGGGGCCGGGGTCGTGCTGACCCTCGGGTTGAACCCGGGCCTGCGGGAGAAGTGGTGGGTCTATTCGCAGCTCATCGTGTGGCATCTGAGGGGATGCCCGTAGCGCGGCCCGCCGCGCAGGGAGCGGGGGCAAAGGTTCGTGCAGCAGGCATCTGGCAACAAGGTTGAAGATCAGAAAGCATTCTTTTTCGTCGTCCTTGCTGCTTGGTCCTTGTTGCCAGTCCATACCACCTTTTGCCGTTGATTACCGGAACGGCGGAAAAGGCAATAAATGTTCATAAAAGGGAGCCCCATCGATTTCAGCAGGGTGAGCAAGGTGCTCCTGATCCAGCTGGGGGACATCGGGGACGTGGTCTGGACGGAGCCCACGGTCCGTGCGTTTCGCGAGACCTTTCCGCTGGCGGAGGTCTCCATCCTGGCGAGGGGCGGCTTTGGGGAGCTGCTCGAAGCGCACCCGGATGTCCGACGGGTCTTCAACGTGGCCGTCGCGAAAGGGGGGATCCTCGCGGAAATCCGCGCGCAGTCCGGCCTCGTCGGTGCGCTGCGGCGCGAGCGCTTCGACGTTGTCTTCGATCTCCGGGCGGGGGACCGCGGCGCCCTGATGGCCCGGCTCTCGGGTGCCCCCGTGCGGGTGTCCCACCACTATCCGCGGGACATCCCCTTCTGGCGAAACAGCCTGTTCACGCACATCGTGCAGCCCCCGCCCCTGGAGACACTCGTCCACGGGGCGGCGGAGCAGACCCTCGCAATCATACGGGAGTTCGGCATCGACACGAAAGAAAGGGCGCCGAGACTCCATGTCTCCGAACAGGTGAAAGCCCGCGTGTCTTCCATCCTGCGCGACTCGGGACTCGAGGCCGCGGGACGCTGGGTGTCCGTCAACCCCTTCTCTCGATGGCCGTACAAGGAGTGGCCCCACGAGCGCTGGGTTCCCGTCCTCGAGGGGCTGTGGGCACGTCACCGGCTGGCGGCCGCCCTGGTCGGCTCCCCCGATGAGCGGCACAAGTCGTCCCTGCTGGCTTCACGGTTCTCATGCCCGGTCTTCGATCTTGCCGGAAAGACCACGCTGGCCGAGCTGGCGGGTGTTCTGAGCCGGGCCGCCTTCCACGTCGGCGTGGACAGCGCCGCCCCGCACATCGCGGCCGCCGTTGGGGTTCCCACGATCACCCTCTATGGGCCCTCAGACTGGCGCTACTGGTCTCCGCCGGGGAACCGGCACCTGGTGGTGGCCCCGGAGGACGAGTGCGCCCCCTGCTTGCAGAAAGGGTGCGGGGGAAGAGGATGGAGCCGGTGTCTGGAGGAGATGCCCGTCGAGCGGGTCATGCAGGCGGTCGAGCAGCTGGTGCGCGGGCTCGATTCGGAATCCGAGCCTCGGTAGAACGGCGCCGGGCGGCAGTCAGTCGAGCTTTTTCGCCTCGTCGATGAGCATGATGGGAATGTCGTCGCGGATCTCGTAGAGCAGGCGGCAGGCATCGCAGATCAGGCCGTCTTCCTTCTCTGTGAGACGGAGTTCCCCCTTGCACTTGGGGCAGGCGAGGATGTCGAGAAGGTCCTTGCTGATCGCCATGGTCCCACCTCCTAGTATGTGATCATGAAGCCGATCGTGCCGAAGTACGTGTCGATGCCGCAGTTGG
This region includes:
- a CDS encoding Trm112 family protein, producing the protein MAISKDLLDILACPKCKGELRLTEKEDGLICDACRLLYEIRDDIPIMLIDEAKKLD
- the rfaQ gene encoding putative lipopolysaccharide heptosyltransferase III, which encodes MFIKGSPIDFSRVSKVLLIQLGDIGDVVWTEPTVRAFRETFPLAEVSILARGGFGELLEAHPDVRRVFNVAVAKGGILAEIRAQSGLVGALRRERFDVVFDLRAGDRGALMARLSGAPVRVSHHYPRDIPFWRNSLFTHIVQPPPLETLVHGAAEQTLAIIREFGIDTKERAPRLHVSEQVKARVSSILRDSGLEAAGRWVSVNPFSRWPYKEWPHERWVPVLEGLWARHRLAAALVGSPDERHKSSLLASRFSCPVFDLAGKTTLAELAGVLSRAAFHVGVDSAAPHIAAAVGVPTITLYGPSDWRYWSPPGNRHLVVAPEDECAPCLQKGCGGRGWSRCLEEMPVERVMQAVEQLVRGLDSESEPR